DNA sequence from the Nitrospirota bacterium genome:
AGGACCATCTCTATCCTGTTCGAAAGCGCGTCGATAATGGTAAACGACTTGATCGGAAACGCATCCCCGGAAGGCACTATCTCGATAGAGAGTATGTTTCCCATGGATTTTCTGGGCTTGAGAATGAGTGTGCCGTTTTTCTCCGTAACAGAAAACTCCTCCCGTATATTCCCGAAGCCGTTCAGCAGCGCAATCGGTGCCTGTCCGTACGTCTTCCTGTCGAACTTCCCCCTGAATGCCTGTTTTTCCTTTTTCTGGTAGATGAGAATTTCGCCGTTATTGATAACCACGTCCTGCGCATGTTCGCCTGAATAGTTCCATTTCAGCTTCATCGGTCTCTTAATATAAAAAAGGCCCTTGAAACTGTCCGTACGTTTCAGGTCACTGATATGGCTTTTCTGAATAAAATTGCCGCTGATGTCCCTGATTGTTTCATATGCATTCTGTATCTTCGCAACTTCATCATCGACTGATGAGGCCGCATCGGCAGAAGAAAACAGACAACAGCAGATGAAAGTCAGC
Encoded proteins:
- a CDS encoding outer membrane lipoprotein carrier protein LolA, coding for MNYSRRHTGYPVFFLLTFICCCLFSSADAASSVDDEVAKIQNAYETIRDISGNFIQKSHISDLKRTDSFKGLFYIKRPMKLKWNYSGEHAQDVVINNGEILIYQKKEKQAFRGKFDRKTYGQAPIALLNGFGNIREEFSVTEKNGTLILKPRKSMGNILSIEIVPSGDAFPIKSFTIIDALSNRIEMVLKDVRINTGLEDTLFEFSFPKGVNIFEHSP